A single region of the Pontibacter kalidii genome encodes:
- the tatC gene encoding twin-arginine translocase subunit TatC: protein MDQPFVEEEEPQEMSFVDHLEELRWHIIRALGSIFVFATIAFLAKGFVFHDIILAPSRTDFLSYRVMCQVGQYFGSGALCFDDMGFTIQSRQMSGQFTMHLMVSAVLGLACAFPYAFWEIWRFVSPGLYPQERKNSQGAVFFVSVLFMLGLLFGYYVVSPISINFLAGYQVDPSILNEFDLSSYISTLTTLCLACAIMFEMPVIVFFLTKAGLITPETMKLYRRHALVVILVVGAIITPPDIVSQMLISLPLMLLYEVSIHISHNIRKKDLKRLNEQNTQS, encoded by the coding sequence ATGGATCAACCATTTGTGGAGGAAGAAGAACCGCAGGAGATGTCCTTTGTGGACCATCTGGAGGAGTTAAGATGGCACATCATCAGGGCGCTGGGCTCTATCTTCGTGTTTGCGACCATTGCTTTTCTGGCGAAGGGCTTTGTGTTTCATGATATTATACTTGCCCCTTCGCGCACCGATTTCCTAAGCTACCGGGTCATGTGCCAGGTGGGGCAGTACTTCGGTTCAGGCGCGCTCTGCTTTGACGACATGGGCTTTACCATCCAGAGCAGGCAGATGAGCGGGCAGTTTACGATGCACCTGATGGTTTCAGCGGTGCTGGGGCTGGCCTGTGCCTTCCCGTACGCATTCTGGGAGATCTGGCGTTTCGTAAGCCCGGGGCTATATCCGCAGGAGCGTAAAAACTCCCAGGGAGCTGTATTCTTCGTGTCGGTGCTGTTTATGCTGGGCCTGCTGTTCGGGTACTATGTGGTATCGCCCATCTCGATCAACTTCCTGGCAGGGTATCAGGTAGACCCAAGCATCCTGAATGAGTTCGACCTGTCGTCCTACATTTCCACGCTCACCACGCTTTGCCTGGCCTGCGCCATCATGTTTGAGATGCCCGTGATCGTGTTCTTCCTGACGAAGGCGGGGCTGATAACGCCGGAAACGATGAAGCTTTACCGGCGCCATGCCCTGGTGGTTATACTGGTGGTAGGTGCCATTATTACGCCTCCGGATATCGTGAGCCAGATGCTGATCTCGTTGCCGCTGATGCTCCTCTACGAGGTAAGTATCCATATTTCGCATAACATTCGTAAAAAAGACCTGAAGCGACTTAACGAACAAAACACACAATCCTAA
- the glyA gene encoding serine hydroxymethyltransferase, whose amino-acid sequence MQRDTAIFDLINKEKARQTHGIELIASENFVSEQVMQAMGSVMTNKYAEGLPGKRYYGGCEIVDQSEQLAIDRAKELFGVEWVNVQPHSGAQANSAVMLAVLQPGDKILGFDLSHGGHLTHGSPVNFSGKLYNPSFYGVEKETGLIDFDKVVETARREQPKLIICGASAYSRDWDYKKLRQAADEVGALLLADISHPSGLIARGLLNNPFEHCHIVTTTTHKTLRGPRGGMIMMGKDFENPFGLKTPKGETRMMSSVLDGAVFPGTQGGPLEHVIAAKAVAYFEALSDDYLSYVKQVQQNAQAMAKAFVARGYDIISGGTENHMMLIDLRSKGITGKLAENTLVKADITINKNMVPFDDKSPFVTSGMRVGTAAITTRGLKEQDMERIVEYIDQVLTNHDNESRLSSVRSDINNWMQEYPLFAY is encoded by the coding sequence ATGCAAAGAGATACCGCTATATTCGACCTGATAAACAAGGAAAAAGCACGCCAGACGCATGGCATAGAACTGATCGCCTCTGAGAACTTTGTTTCGGAGCAGGTGATGCAGGCCATGGGCAGCGTGATGACGAACAAGTATGCCGAGGGCCTGCCAGGCAAGCGCTACTATGGCGGCTGCGAGATTGTTGACCAATCGGAGCAGTTAGCCATCGACCGTGCCAAGGAACTGTTTGGCGTGGAGTGGGTAAACGTGCAGCCGCACTCAGGCGCGCAGGCGAACTCGGCTGTCATGCTGGCGGTGCTACAGCCGGGAGACAAAATCCTGGGCTTCGACCTCTCCCACGGTGGCCACTTGACGCATGGCTCCCCTGTAAACTTCTCTGGAAAGCTATATAACCCGTCTTTCTACGGTGTAGAGAAGGAAACCGGACTTATCGACTTTGATAAAGTGGTAGAGACAGCCCGCCGTGAACAACCGAAGCTCATCATTTGCGGCGCCTCAGCCTACAGCCGCGACTGGGACTACAAGAAACTGCGCCAGGCAGCTGACGAGGTGGGCGCCCTGCTGCTGGCCGATATCTCCCACCCTTCCGGGCTCATCGCACGCGGCTTGCTGAACAATCCGTTTGAGCACTGCCACATCGTAACCACCACTACCCACAAGACATTGCGCGGCCCCCGTGGCGGCATGATCATGATGGGCAAAGACTTCGAGAACCCGTTCGGCCTGAAGACACCAAAGGGCGAGACACGCATGATGTCGTCTGTTTTGGACGGCGCGGTATTCCCAGGAACGCAGGGCGGGCCGCTGGAGCACGTGATCGCGGCGAAGGCAGTAGCATACTTTGAGGCGCTTTCGGATGATTACCTGAGCTATGTAAAGCAGGTGCAGCAAAACGCGCAGGCCATGGCCAAAGCGTTCGTGGCGCGCGGCTATGACATCATCTCGGGAGGCACGGAAAACCACATGATGCTGATCGACCTGCGCTCTAAAGGTATAACCGGTAAACTTGCCGAGAATACGCTGGTAAAGGCGGATATCACCATCAACAAGAACATGGTGCCGTTTGATGACAAGTCGCCGTTCGTTACCTCGGGTATGCGTGTGGGGACGGCCGCCATTACGACGCGTGGCCTGAAAGAGCAGGACATGGAGCGCATCGTGGAGTACATCGACCAGGTGCTGACCAACCACGACAACGAGAGCAGGCTCAGCAGCGTGCGCAGCGATATCAATAACTGGATGCAGGAGTATCCGCTTTTCGCGTATTAA
- a CDS encoding IPT/TIG domain-containing protein, with protein MTVSYSTDGGQSFGNGAVTSAVTTEVSREELYLPATATDVRFQLADISNAYVFLDAVTVSQQPEFESFSPAEGVPGTQVTITGKHLNETSAVFFGTVPVPVENIAVNPEGTVLTTAVPTGASSNFIRVVTPYGEVISATKFVVPDPVFAADVQFSPSAAGAGETITLYGQYFTGVNEVLFNGAAAAPATIEVKSDTEIEVVVPKGATTGSITATSPAGSGVSKDFTVYGPQIIAQAEGETNAGLEFSPTEGPALTTEVTIYGKYFTAVNEVLFNGVKATSFAVSNDSVITATVPLGAGTGLITVKSPAGEAVSTTVFNVPAPQFAAYDGVDSQFKPTSAGPNMQITLYGVNLASVSSVVFLGADGDETDNVEATFAAPISDTELVVTVPVDAKTGKIQLLAPGEKVATSEQTFTFVPAPVIASVANTTAGDDRTYGIVGDQITITGQNFGTAYEVTLGSAILTPTTETNTAGFVVNAEGTAITFNIPYGAESGSVTVSTQGGEATWQGPFDVVYAPIIASFSPTKGPIGQEITITGQYLKYVSEVVFLGDESAVDEVSVTEFVSATDTELKLTVPQGAETGLLSITNPANTTTSTGQFEVVRTPVILSFTPAQGVVGTVVAIEGYNFTKEGELTAVSFASADGTVAAEYTITSDTTLTATVPAGAITGRITVSNANGPGESPSNFTITQKPTITGISPLKGVEGSTVVIEGTEFVGDNITVTFLGEGAVVVATSITVDSPTKITATVPAGAVTGKLMVTNAAGDSEPSAGTYTVVTSPEIISFNPIEGKAGDEVTIKGWLLESVAAVGFNGDVQATPNYNAADSTITVTVPTGATTGYLTLIVGEEVVFTSADVFTVFPAPTIVSFDPIQGEAGTAVTIRGTNFEGLSEVVFNEAKVEDLTGVTISTVEDGGVTYQEFTVAVPDSATTGPITVTADGGTANSGENVFTVPVPANIAFTPTTSYANQQVVITGDYFKNITKVTFNGEEAEVVSKDEEAGTITVKAPFDAGTGPVAVTTLAGTGTSADNYTVIEPIIENLSAEDGTAKGYADRTLLTITGQNFSAYYNEATGAVEHKAPEVVFNGARVTATTYTNESIEVLVPTSARTGNVTVISGSGESEPMYFEVMAPIISAVNPTAVYAGQSVTVTGSNFIDVQSVSYGGIQIPKSNYFVSSETELVFSAPVMTANSSNTLSITSKSGTGTSTLLTVHKPIITSVSRTRVYAGVSTLKISGTRFDEYYNTITRDVQRSAPTVSFAGAAGARVNATIQSTASVYSTTEEGIDEVVVTVPSTATTGRIRVASESGTGEWSQNITIIGAPTITSFSANSGLVGSTFTITGTNFDEATEVTFLGTDAAGDEVALTTGYTINAAGTQITLTVPAGAITGKIAVTTPYNGGTTVTSTDILRVVYAPTITEFTPTSGASGETIKITGTNLWDLFGTGSVPDGAIEVYFNRHDGFDIPSVGVIDLRAAVTAYDQVGGNWVEVKIPDNAISGNITVVNRAGNATSTSEFEVTSPVLVRFEHNNEEQSVISSTSPARINERILLRGYNLEGIGTVKIGSVYATNFYEPGDDTRLEVVVPSGARTSAVSITAAGGDDTSEPLELQIAVPTITATPALLSFKVEAGQSSQQTYTVSARSLAVGETLKFTLTTTDNFLMSMDGSNWSRTLPNLTADDFGNIAETTIHVKNEPGEDANPEQTGTISHSSLDATTRVVTLESEILPLPVELMAFNAALQNNNVLLTWATASEQNNSHFEVEMSREPKKGFEKVGRVDSKGSNSSVRLDYQYAHKLGNETGTIYFRLKQVDLDGTTDYSKVVAVNVKAREVMQQLLVAPNPINYNSKLYFTAEVSGKATLVLHNMTGKKVYTKVVEVQDGPNEVQLPVYDKLSKGMYVLRVELNGQVSQIKVMKE; from the coding sequence ATGACAGTGAGCTACAGCACCGACGGCGGTCAGAGCTTTGGAAATGGTGCTGTCACTAGTGCTGTGACAACAGAAGTTTCCCGCGAAGAGTTATACTTGCCAGCTACTGCAACAGATGTAAGGTTCCAGTTGGCGGATATATCAAATGCCTATGTGTTTCTGGATGCGGTAACAGTTTCGCAGCAACCTGAATTTGAAAGTTTCTCTCCTGCAGAGGGAGTGCCGGGTACACAGGTTACAATTACAGGAAAGCACTTAAATGAGACTTCTGCAGTATTTTTCGGTACAGTGCCAGTGCCAGTTGAAAATATAGCGGTGAATCCTGAAGGTACAGTACTTACCACAGCAGTGCCAACAGGTGCGTCAAGTAATTTTATTAGAGTAGTAACACCATACGGAGAGGTCATAAGTGCCACAAAGTTTGTAGTGCCAGACCCTGTGTTTGCTGCTGATGTTCAATTCAGCCCAAGCGCCGCAGGTGCAGGAGAGACAATAACACTGTATGGCCAGTATTTCACTGGTGTAAATGAAGTCTTATTTAACGGAGCGGCCGCAGCCCCTGCAACTATTGAAGTTAAAAGTGATACTGAAATTGAAGTAGTAGTGCCGAAAGGGGCTACTACCGGCTCTATAACGGCTACTAGCCCGGCGGGTAGCGGAGTAAGCAAGGACTTTACGGTGTACGGCCCGCAGATCATAGCCCAGGCAGAAGGGGAAACAAATGCAGGCTTGGAGTTCTCTCCAACAGAAGGCCCTGCGCTTACGACCGAGGTAACCATTTACGGCAAGTATTTTACAGCTGTAAATGAGGTGCTTTTTAACGGGGTGAAAGCTACATCATTTGCGGTATCGAACGATAGTGTGATAACAGCAACAGTGCCACTTGGTGCCGGTACAGGCCTGATCACGGTGAAGAGCCCGGCGGGCGAGGCGGTAAGTACAACTGTTTTCAATGTGCCGGCTCCTCAGTTTGCCGCGTATGACGGAGTTGATTCTCAGTTTAAGCCAACATCGGCAGGCCCTAACATGCAGATAACGCTGTATGGCGTGAACCTAGCCAGCGTGAGCAGCGTGGTGTTCCTGGGAGCAGACGGTGACGAAACAGATAATGTAGAGGCTACTTTTGCTGCCCCTATTAGTGATACTGAATTGGTGGTAACAGTGCCAGTTGACGCCAAGACAGGAAAAATACAGCTGCTCGCTCCTGGAGAAAAAGTAGCCACCAGCGAGCAGACCTTTACGTTTGTTCCTGCCCCAGTTATTGCCAGCGTAGCAAATACAACAGCAGGAGATGACAGAACTTACGGTATAGTAGGTGACCAAATCACCATTACTGGCCAGAATTTCGGAACAGCGTACGAAGTGACGCTCGGAAGTGCAATCCTAACTCCGACTACCGAAACCAACACAGCTGGCTTTGTAGTGAATGCGGAGGGTACAGCTATCACGTTCAACATTCCATACGGAGCGGAATCAGGTAGCGTAACTGTAAGTACGCAAGGTGGAGAAGCTACCTGGCAGGGCCCGTTTGACGTAGTTTATGCCCCAATCATTGCAAGCTTCAGCCCAACAAAAGGACCGATCGGTCAGGAAATCACTATCACAGGCCAATACCTAAAGTATGTTTCTGAGGTGGTGTTCCTGGGCGATGAGTCCGCTGTTGACGAAGTGTCTGTAACAGAGTTTGTAAGTGCAACAGATACGGAGCTGAAACTAACAGTGCCACAAGGTGCCGAGACGGGCTTGTTGAGTATTACCAACCCGGCAAACACAACTACTTCTACAGGTCAGTTCGAAGTAGTACGTACGCCGGTTATACTGTCTTTTACGCCCGCCCAAGGTGTAGTAGGTACAGTAGTAGCTATTGAAGGCTATAACTTCACCAAAGAGGGTGAGCTAACGGCTGTATCATTTGCTAGTGCAGACGGAACTGTAGCTGCTGAGTATACTATAACAAGCGACACGACCTTAACCGCAACAGTGCCAGCAGGCGCCATTACCGGCCGTATTACTGTTTCAAACGCAAACGGACCTGGTGAAAGCCCATCAAACTTCACCATCACTCAGAAACCAACCATTACAGGTATTTCGCCTCTTAAAGGTGTAGAAGGCTCAACTGTGGTGATTGAGGGTACTGAGTTTGTTGGCGATAACATTACAGTAACTTTCCTGGGAGAAGGTGCAGTAGTAGTCGCTACAAGTATAACTGTTGACTCTCCAACTAAAATCACTGCCACTGTACCTGCAGGTGCCGTAACAGGCAAGCTGATGGTAACAAATGCAGCCGGAGACAGTGAGCCAAGTGCAGGCACGTACACAGTTGTAACAAGCCCCGAGATTATCAGCTTTAACCCAATTGAAGGTAAAGCGGGTGATGAAGTAACTATTAAAGGATGGTTACTGGAGTCAGTAGCTGCAGTAGGATTTAACGGAGACGTACAGGCTACGCCTAATTATAATGCGGCTGATAGCACTATCACAGTAACAGTGCCAACAGGTGCTACGACTGGTTATCTTACCTTAATTGTGGGCGAGGAAGTAGTTTTCACAAGTGCAGATGTTTTCACGGTTTTCCCTGCCCCAACGATTGTTTCTTTTGACCCTATACAAGGCGAAGCAGGAACAGCGGTGACAATCAGAGGTACCAACTTCGAAGGTCTATCAGAGGTTGTGTTCAATGAGGCTAAAGTGGAGGATCTGACAGGAGTAACAATTTCCACAGTTGAAGATGGCGGTGTTACTTACCAGGAATTTACGGTTGCGGTACCAGATAGCGCAACTACTGGCCCTATAACAGTAACAGCAGATGGTGGTACAGCTAATAGCGGGGAGAACGTGTTTACAGTTCCAGTGCCAGCAAATATTGCCTTCACTCCAACTACTAGCTATGCTAACCAGCAAGTGGTTATTACTGGTGATTACTTTAAGAACATAACCAAAGTAACCTTCAATGGCGAAGAGGCAGAGGTAGTAAGCAAGGATGAAGAAGCAGGCACAATTACTGTAAAAGCTCCATTTGATGCGGGTACAGGCCCTGTTGCTGTTACTACACTGGCAGGTACTGGTACAAGCGCTGATAACTATACTGTAATTGAGCCAATTATAGAAAATCTTAGCGCGGAGGATGGCACAGCCAAAGGTTATGCCGACAGAACGCTTTTAACTATTACAGGCCAGAACTTCAGCGCTTACTACAACGAAGCGACAGGCGCTGTGGAGCACAAAGCTCCTGAGGTAGTATTTAATGGAGCTCGGGTTACAGCAACGACCTATACCAACGAATCTATTGAGGTCCTGGTGCCGACTAGCGCGCGCACAGGAAATGTGACGGTAATATCTGGAAGTGGTGAGAGTGAGCCTATGTACTTTGAGGTAATGGCTCCAATCATTTCAGCCGTAAATCCAACAGCAGTATACGCTGGTCAATCTGTAACTGTAACAGGCAGCAACTTCATAGATGTACAGTCGGTAAGTTACGGGGGTATCCAAATTCCTAAAAGCAATTATTTTGTTAGTTCTGAAACGGAACTAGTGTTCAGTGCTCCGGTAATGACTGCAAATTCAAGTAATACACTAAGTATTACTTCTAAAAGTGGTACAGGTACATCAACACTATTAACTGTACATAAGCCGATTATCACTAGTGTGTCTAGGACTAGAGTATATGCTGGGGTAAGTACGCTTAAAATCTCAGGTACTAGATTTGATGAATATTATAATACCATTACTAGGGATGTTCAACGGTCCGCACCGACAGTAAGCTTTGCGGGAGCAGCTGGCGCAAGAGTAAATGCTACAATACAATCAACTGCTTCTGTCTATAGTACAACAGAGGAGGGTATAGATGAGGTTGTAGTAACTGTTCCAAGCACGGCCACGACAGGAAGAATCAGAGTAGCAAGCGAAAGTGGTACGGGTGAATGGAGCCAGAATATAACCATCATTGGAGCGCCAACTATTACAAGCTTCTCTGCTAACTCAGGATTAGTGGGTTCTACATTCACAATCACTGGTACCAACTTTGATGAAGCAACTGAGGTAACTTTCTTGGGAACCGATGCAGCCGGCGACGAGGTAGCTTTGACAACAGGTTATACAATCAATGCAGCAGGTACACAGATCACCTTGACTGTTCCTGCAGGAGCTATAACTGGTAAGATTGCTGTAACAACACCTTACAATGGAGGAACAACAGTAACAAGCACAGATATCTTACGTGTAGTATACGCGCCGACAATTACAGAATTTACACCTACTTCAGGGGCGTCCGGTGAAACGATAAAGATTACCGGTACAAACCTTTGGGACCTATTCGGTACAGGCAGCGTGCCAGACGGTGCCATAGAAGTATACTTCAACAGACACGACGGCTTTGATATTCCTTCAGTAGGCGTGATAGACTTGAGAGCAGCTGTGACAGCCTACGATCAAGTAGGTGGGAACTGGGTAGAGGTGAAAATTCCTGATAATGCTATCTCGGGTAACATTACTGTAGTAAACAGAGCCGGCAACGCAACTTCAACAAGTGAGTTCGAAGTTACCAGCCCTGTTCTTGTAAGATTTGAACACAATAATGAAGAACAAAGCGTTATCAGCAGCACAAGCCCAGCTCGAATCAATGAGCGAATCCTGCTGAGAGGCTATAACCTCGAGGGAATCGGAACTGTTAAGATCGGAAGTGTGTACGCTACAAACTTCTACGAGCCTGGAGATGATACAAGGTTAGAAGTGGTAGTGCCAAGCGGAGCCAGAACAAGCGCAGTTTCGATAACGGCAGCCGGGGGCGATGATACGAGTGAGCCGCTAGAGTTACAAATTGCCGTTCCGACTATTACAGCAACGCCTGCACTTCTGAGCTTTAAAGTAGAAGCTGGACAGTCCTCGCAGCAGACTTATACGGTTAGTGCTCGAAGCCTGGCTGTTGGAGAGACCCTGAAGTTTACATTAACAACAACGGACAACTTCCTGATGTCGATGGACGGAAGCAACTGGAGCAGAACGCTGCCAAACCTTACAGCTGATGATTTTGGTAATATTGCAGAAACTACCATTCATGTGAAAAACGAGCCAGGTGAGGATGCTAATCCTGAGCAGACAGGGACCATCTCTCACTCATCTCTTGACGCAACAACTCGTGTGGTTACACTGGAATCGGAAATTCTTCCCCTCCCAGTAGAACTCATGGCCTTCAACGCGGCGCTGCAGAATAACAACGTGCTGCTGACGTGGGCAACTGCCTCTGAGCAGAACAACTCACACTTCGAGGTAGAGATGTCGAGAGAGCCGAAGAAGGGCTTTGAGAAGGTAGGCCGTGTGGACAGCAAGGGCTCTAACAGCTCGGTAAGGCTAGACTACCAGTACGCACACAAACTGGGCAACGAGACAGGAACAATCTACTTCCGCCTGAAGCAGGTTGACCTAGATGGTACCACAGACTACAGCAAAGTAGTAGCCGTAAACGTGAAGGCCCGCGAAGTGATGCAGCAACTGCTGGTGGCTCCGAACCCGATCAACTACAACTCTAAGCTGTACTTTACAGCTGAAGTAAGCGGCAAGGCCACACTGGTACTGCACAACATGACCGGTAAAAAAGTATACACTAAAGTGGTAGAGGTGCAGGACGGCCCGAACGAAGTGCAGCTGCCGGTATACGATAAACTGTCGAAAGGCATGTATGTGCTGCGTGTGGAGCTGAACGGCCAGGTAAGCCAGATAAAAGTGATGAAAGAATAG
- a CDS encoding metallophosphoesterase family protein, producing the protein MPRYALTDIHGCARTFKAMVHNQLQLSRNDELYLLGDFVNKGPDSRGVVDFILHLQKQGYQVHCLRGNHDQMLLKSVEKGKKALTLTPTEQELVLQSFGINGFEHLPEKYVNFLDTLPYYLELPDYFLVHAGFDFRQPDIFSDKEAMLNIRGYTPDWKRLGNKRLLHGHTPTSLHAIKKAASHKDQRLNLDAGCVYYKNAAYGNLAALDMDTQELFIQPNIDRPYPVARKG; encoded by the coding sequence ATGCCCCGTTACGCCCTCACAGACATACACGGCTGCGCCCGCACATTCAAAGCCATGGTGCACAACCAACTCCAGCTCTCCCGCAACGATGAATTGTACCTGCTTGGCGATTTCGTGAACAAGGGCCCCGACTCCAGGGGAGTGGTTGATTTTATACTTCATCTCCAGAAGCAGGGCTACCAGGTGCACTGCCTGCGTGGCAACCACGACCAAATGCTGCTGAAGTCGGTAGAGAAAGGCAAAAAAGCGCTCACCCTGACGCCAACAGAACAGGAGCTGGTGCTGCAGAGCTTCGGTATCAATGGGTTTGAGCACTTGCCAGAGAAATATGTCAATTTTCTCGATACCCTTCCCTACTACCTTGAGCTTCCCGATTACTTTCTGGTGCACGCGGGCTTCGACTTCAGGCAACCAGATATCTTCTCCGATAAAGAGGCCATGCTCAACATCCGGGGCTACACCCCCGACTGGAAACGCCTGGGCAACAAGAGGCTGCTACATGGCCACACCCCCACCTCGCTCCACGCCATCAAAAAAGCTGCCTCGCACAAAGACCAGCGGCTAAACCTGGACGCGGGCTGCGTGTACTATAAAAACGCTGCCTACGGAAACCTCGCTGCGCTTGATATGGACACGCAGGAGCTCTTCATACAGCCCAACATAGACCGGCCCTACCCGGTGGCACGCAAAGGGTAA
- a CDS encoding SDR family oxidoreductase, whose protein sequence is MKTMANKPTKLPAQKQEQQPGKEHKMTPQPEYIRDSYKGSDKLKGKKALITGGDSGIGRAVAVHFAREGADVAIVYLNEDKDAKDTLQLIEQEGRKGLIISGDIGDEKFCRNAVQQVVKELGGLDILVNNAAEQHEQNDLRDISKDQLQRTFQTNIFSMFYMTKAALEHMKEGSAIVNSTSVTSYRGSHHLMDYASTKGAITSFTRSLSSNLAEKKIRVNAVAPGPIWTPLIPASFDEKKVKEFGQDVPLKRPGQPSEVAPAYVFLASEDGSFITGQVIHVNGGELVGS, encoded by the coding sequence ATGAAAACTATGGCAAACAAACCAACCAAGTTGCCTGCGCAGAAGCAGGAGCAGCAGCCTGGCAAAGAACATAAAATGACCCCGCAGCCCGAGTACATCCGGGACAGCTATAAAGGCAGCGACAAGCTGAAAGGCAAAAAAGCCCTGATAACCGGCGGCGACAGCGGCATTGGCCGCGCCGTGGCTGTGCACTTCGCCCGCGAGGGGGCCGATGTGGCCATTGTGTATTTAAACGAAGACAAAGACGCCAAAGACACCCTGCAACTGATTGAGCAGGAAGGACGCAAAGGCCTCATCATCTCCGGTGACATTGGCGATGAAAAATTCTGCAGAAATGCCGTGCAGCAGGTGGTAAAGGAGCTGGGGGGGCTGGATATACTTGTCAACAACGCCGCCGAGCAGCACGAGCAAAACGACCTGAGGGACATTTCGAAAGACCAGCTCCAGCGTACGTTCCAGACCAACATCTTCTCGATGTTTTATATGACCAAGGCCGCTCTGGAGCACATGAAGGAAGGCAGCGCCATTGTGAACTCTACCTCCGTTACCTCCTACCGCGGCAGCCATCACCTCATGGACTACGCCTCCACTAAGGGCGCCATTACCTCCTTTACCCGGTCGCTTTCCTCTAACCTGGCGGAGAAAAAAATTCGGGTTAATGCCGTGGCCCCCGGCCCTATCTGGACCCCGCTCATACCCGCCTCCTTTGATGAGAAAAAAGTGAAGGAGTTTGGGCAGGATGTGCCGCTTAAACGCCCCGGGCAGCCATCGGAGGTCGCGCCCGCCTACGTGTTCCTCGCCTCCGAGGACGGTTCTTTTATTACCGGTCAGGTCATCCACGTAAATGGCGGCGAATTGGTCGGTAGCTAA
- a CDS encoding 4a-hydroxytetrahydrobiopterin dehydratase yields MWREEENSLKRSLTFKDFKQALAFMNAVGEVAEEMNHHPWWSNVYNKVAIELTTHDAGNTVTEKDLALARRIDEIYDRMMAGN; encoded by the coding sequence ATGTGGAGAGAAGAAGAAAACAGCCTGAAACGCAGCCTCACGTTCAAAGACTTTAAGCAGGCGCTAGCCTTTATGAACGCGGTAGGCGAGGTGGCCGAGGAGATGAACCACCATCCCTGGTGGAGCAATGTGTATAATAAGGTAGCCATAGAGCTCACCACCCACGATGCCGGCAACACCGTCACGGAGAAAGACCTGGCGCTGGCCCGGCGTATTGACGAGATTTATGACCGCATGATGGCTGGCAACTAA
- the rsmI gene encoding 16S rRNA (cytidine(1402)-2'-O)-methyltransferase: MQEPEKTSLYLVPTPIGNLEDITLRAIRILKEVDVILAEDTRTSGKLLQHLGIEKRMHSHHLHNEHKATAHLVDRLKAGEVMALISDAGTPGISDPGFYLVRECLKNDIKVECLPGATAFVPALVKSGFSTDRFTFEGFLPIKKGRQTRLQSLAEEERTMIFYESPHRLLKTLAQFKEYFGGEREASVSREISKMFEETINGTLEELIHTFSNKAIKGEFVLVVSGAAKGGKADKE, encoded by the coding sequence ATGCAGGAACCGGAAAAGACAAGTTTATACCTGGTGCCGACACCCATCGGCAACCTGGAGGATATCACGCTGCGGGCCATCAGGATACTGAAGGAGGTGGACGTTATACTGGCCGAGGACACACGCACCAGCGGCAAGCTGCTGCAGCACCTGGGCATTGAGAAGCGCATGCACAGCCACCACCTGCACAACGAGCACAAAGCCACCGCCCATTTAGTAGACCGCCTGAAGGCAGGGGAGGTGATGGCCCTGATCTCAGACGCGGGCACGCCCGGCATCTCGGACCCCGGCTTCTACCTGGTGCGCGAGTGCCTCAAAAACGACATCAAGGTAGAATGCCTGCCGGGAGCCACGGCCTTTGTGCCGGCGCTGGTAAAGTCCGGCTTCAGCACCGACCGCTTTACCTTTGAAGGATTCCTGCCCATAAAGAAAGGGCGCCAGACGCGCCTGCAGAGCCTGGCCGAGGAGGAGCGCACCATGATCTTCTATGAGTCGCCGCACCGCCTGCTCAAAACGCTCGCGCAGTTTAAGGAGTATTTCGGAGGGGAGCGCGAAGCCTCTGTTTCACGTGAAATCTCCAAAATGTTTGAGGAGACCATCAACGGCACCCTGGAGGAGCTGATTCATACTTTCTCCAACAAAGCCATCAAAGGGGAATTTGTGCTAGTGGTGTCCGGAGCCGCCAAAGGAGGCAAAGCCGATAAAGAATAA